One window of Desulfarculus baarsii DSM 2075 genomic DNA carries:
- the recA gene encoding recombinase RecA produces the protein MAAKETEVQTREKAMDAALKQIERSFGRGAIMRLGSGEALRDVQAISTGSLGLDLATGVGGVPRGRVTEIYGPESSGKTTLALHVIAEAQKLGGVAAFIDAEHALDISYARRLGVNVDDLLVSQPDTGEQALDIAEILVRSGAVDVLVIDSVAALVPRAELEGEMGDSHVGLQARLMSQAMRKLTSVISKSNTAVIFINQIRMKIGVMFGNPETTTGGNALKFYASLRLDIRSNSKIKDGEEEIGRRVKVKVVKNKVAPPFRLAEFDVIFGMGINRLGELIDIGVNHDVVTKSGAWYSYGDERLGQGRENACNHLRENPDLAADIDKRLRAKLGVGMVAETAQAGETKTTAPNAAPQPASQD, from the coding sequence ATGGCCGCCAAGGAAACCGAAGTCCAAACCAGGGAAAAGGCCATGGACGCCGCCCTGAAGCAGATCGAGCGCAGTTTCGGCCGAGGGGCCATCATGCGCTTGGGCTCGGGCGAAGCCCTGCGCGACGTCCAGGCCATCTCCACCGGCTCGCTGGGCCTGGATCTGGCCACCGGCGTGGGTGGCGTGCCCCGCGGCCGGGTCACCGAGATCTACGGCCCGGAGTCCTCGGGCAAGACCACCCTGGCCCTGCACGTGATCGCCGAGGCGCAAAAGCTGGGCGGCGTGGCCGCCTTCATCGACGCCGAGCACGCCCTGGACATCTCCTACGCCCGCCGCCTGGGCGTCAATGTCGACGACCTGCTGGTCAGCCAGCCCGACACCGGCGAGCAGGCCCTGGACATCGCCGAGATTCTGGTGCGCAGCGGCGCGGTCGACGTGCTGGTGATCGACTCGGTGGCCGCCCTGGTGCCCCGGGCCGAGTTGGAAGGCGAGATGGGCGACAGCCACGTGGGTCTGCAGGCCCGCCTGATGAGCCAGGCCATGCGCAAGCTCACCAGCGTCATCTCCAAAAGCAACACCGCCGTGATCTTCATCAATCAGATCCGCATGAAGATCGGCGTGATGTTCGGCAACCCCGAGACCACCACCGGCGGCAACGCCCTCAAGTTCTACGCCTCGTTGCGCCTGGACATCCGCTCCAACAGCAAGATCAAGGACGGCGAGGAAGAAATCGGCCGCCGGGTCAAGGTCAAGGTGGTCAAGAACAAGGTCGCCCCGCCCTTCCGCCTGGCCGAGTTCGACGTGATCTTCGGCATGGGCATCAACCGCCTGGGCGAGCTGATCGACATCGGCGTCAACCACGACGTGGTGACCAAGAGCGGCGCGTGGTACTCCTACGGCGACGAACGCCTGGGCCAGGGCCGCGAAAACGCCTGCAACCACCTGCGCGAAAACCCCGACTTGGCCGCCGATATCGACAAGCGCCTGCGGGCCAAGCTCGGCGTGGGCATGGTCGCCGAGACCGCCCAGGCCGGTGAAACCAAAACCACCGCGCCCAACGCGGCGCCCCAGCCAGCCAGTCAAGACTGA
- the thpR gene encoding RNA 2',3'-cyclic phosphodiesterase, with the protein MALELPAAVKDHARAVIDRLRGAGADVKWLDAATMHVTLKFMGEVDQALLGDVRRALAGATAGFGPLELRVGGCGVFPSPRRPNVVWLGIDGQAQRLAALAGRVDQALAQATGLPREKRPFTPHLTIGRVRQGRGSAQEALSLAVGALAELSGPAFQARAARLVQSTLTPRGAIHKPIDEYPLA; encoded by the coding sequence GTGGCGCTTGAGCTGCCGGCGGCGGTCAAGGACCACGCCAGGGCGGTGATCGACCGGCTGCGCGGCGCGGGGGCTGACGTGAAGTGGCTCGACGCGGCGACCATGCACGTGACGCTCAAATTCATGGGCGAGGTGGATCAAGCCCTGCTGGGCGATGTCCGCCGGGCCCTGGCCGGGGCCACGGCCGGCTTTGGGCCGCTGGAGCTGCGCGTGGGCGGCTGCGGCGTCTTCCCGAGCCCGCGGCGGCCAAACGTGGTATGGTTGGGGATTGACGGCCAGGCCCAGCGCTTGGCCGCCTTGGCTGGCCGGGTCGATCAAGCCCTGGCCCAGGCCACGGGCCTGCCCCGCGAAAAACGCCCCTTCACGCCGCATCTGACCATCGGCCGCGTGCGCCAAGGGCGCGGCTCGGCCCAGGAGGCCCTGTCCCTGGCCGTGGGCGCGTTGGCCGAGCTGTCCGGCCCGGCCTTCCAGGCCCGCGCCGCGCGGCTGGTGCAAAGCACGCTGACGCCGCGAGGCGCCATTCATAAACCGATCGACGAATATCCCCTGGCCTGA
- a CDS encoding CinA family nicotinamide mononucleotide deamidase-related protein, whose translation MRGEIICIGDELISGRVGEGNARYAMSRLHPLGLTVGAVVIVGDNAQDIAFALRQALGRADFVICCGGLGATDDDITARTAAEVFGLALTESQRMVANLRRCFQAMGLELRAETRKMAWLPDGAEILCATCAGFKLSGPDGRPVFFLPGVPREMRRLIDESVLPALLGRFGHDAAVLSRKLRVFGLEEAEVGLRLEGLAQGVAGASVGFYPVFPEVQVQLSVLGQDRPTMEDALDGLEGRARQLLGDHVVGGDDGLEEAVGRVLRARGLRLAVAESCTGGLIGHRLTSRPGSSDYFDRGLIVYSNQAKQELLGVTADSLERHGAVSAQCAAEMAQGARQRAAADLGLAVTGIAGPGGGSDEKPVGTVFFGLADSQGVRSQGYLFRGGRAMIKAQAAENALDWLRRYLADDAFVRGA comes from the coding sequence ATGCGCGGCGAAATAATCTGCATAGGCGACGAGTTGATCAGCGGCCGAGTCGGCGAGGGCAACGCCCGCTACGCCATGAGCCGGCTGCATCCCCTGGGCCTGACCGTGGGCGCGGTGGTCATCGTCGGCGACAACGCCCAAGACATCGCCTTCGCCCTGCGCCAGGCCCTGGGGCGGGCCGATTTCGTCATCTGCTGCGGCGGCCTGGGGGCCACCGACGACGACATCACCGCCCGCACCGCCGCCGAGGTCTTCGGCCTGGCCCTGACTGAAAGCCAGCGCATGGTGGCCAACCTGCGCCGCTGCTTTCAGGCCATGGGCCTGGAGCTGCGCGCCGAGACGCGCAAGATGGCCTGGCTGCCCGATGGCGCCGAGATTCTGTGCGCCACCTGCGCCGGCTTCAAGCTTAGCGGCCCCGACGGCCGGCCGGTGTTCTTTCTGCCGGGCGTGCCCCGCGAGATGCGCCGGCTCATCGATGAAAGCGTCTTGCCGGCGCTGTTGGGCCGTTTTGGCCACGACGCGGCGGTGCTCAGCCGCAAGCTGCGCGTCTTCGGCCTGGAGGAGGCCGAGGTGGGCCTGCGCCTGGAAGGCCTGGCCCAGGGCGTGGCGGGCGCGTCGGTGGGCTTTTATCCGGTCTTTCCCGAGGTGCAGGTGCAACTCAGCGTCCTCGGTCAGGACCGGCCGACCATGGAAGACGCCCTGGACGGGTTGGAGGGCCGCGCCCGCCAGTTGCTGGGCGACCATGTCGTCGGCGGCGATGACGGCCTGGAAGAGGCCGTGGGCCGAGTCCTGCGGGCCAGAGGCCTGCGCCTGGCCGTGGCCGAATCGTGCACGGGCGGGCTGATCGGCCACCGCCTGACCTCGCGGCCGGGCTCTTCCGACTACTTCGACCGAGGCCTGATCGTCTACTCCAACCAGGCCAAGCAAGAGTTGCTGGGCGTAACGGCCGACTCGCTGGAGCGCCACGGCGCGGTCAGCGCCCAATGCGCCGCCGAGATGGCCCAGGGCGCCCGCCAGCGCGCGGCGGCCGACCTGGGCCTGGCGGTGACCGGCATTGCCGGCCCCGGCGGCGGCAGCGACGAAAAACCCGTGGGCACGGTGTTTTTCGGCCTGGCCGACAGCCAGGGCGTGCGTTCCCAAGGCTATCTGTTCCGGGGCGGACGGGCCATGATCAAGGCCCAGGCCGCCGAAAACGCCTTGGACTGGCTGCGGCGCTATCTGGCTGACGATGCGTTTGTTCGTGGCGCTTGA
- a CDS encoding DUF1178 family protein: protein MIVFDLECSAGHGFEGWFDSLEDLESQRERGLILCPVCGDAQVRRVPSRFGLSRAHGEPSNEEAARVLGLALQRYLAENFDDVGPNFAKEALKIHYGAAEPRNIRGFSSAQEEDLLHKEGVSFFKVGAPAPPAADDGED from the coding sequence ATGATCGTCTTCGATCTGGAATGCAGCGCCGGCCACGGCTTTGAAGGCTGGTTCGACAGCCTGGAAGATCTGGAAAGCCAACGGGAGCGAGGCTTGATCCTCTGTCCTGTCTGCGGCGACGCCCAGGTGCGCCGGGTGCCTTCCAGGTTCGGCCTCAGCCGCGCCCACGGCGAGCCTTCCAACGAGGAGGCCGCCCGCGTGCTGGGCCTGGCCCTGCAACGCTATCTGGCCGAGAATTTCGACGACGTGGGGCCGAACTTCGCCAAGGAGGCCCTGAAAATTCATTATGGCGCGGCCGAACCGCGCAACATACGTGGATTTTCCTCGGCCCAGGAAGAAGACCTGCTGCACAAGGAAGGCGTCAGCTTTTTCAAGGTGGGCGCGCCCGCGCCGCCGGCCGCCGACGACGGCGAGGATTAG
- a CDS encoding tRNA (adenine-N1)-methyltransferase, with protein MIIDHDQPPFAPGEVLVLIDERDRAGLLIVPPPEETVRFHGEELSCEMLCQLREGQLIPVNKHRYLVMRPTMEQIIMNMPREAQVIYPKDLGMLLVWGDVAPGLRVLEVGAGHGALTMTLLRALGPEGRLVSYDIRQDHLNRTGKNIAAYLGQAALERWEPILADPAQEGFAQQAWDRLFTDVPEPWEMVLAARQALRPGGVWTAWVPTVPQMANLMEAVFEDPYFCLPVCYETLQRYWHVRKPSVRPAHEMKAHTGFVVCCRRRWRGDWRQEPEA; from the coding sequence ATGATCATCGACCACGACCAACCACCTTTCGCGCCCGGCGAGGTGCTCGTCCTCATCGACGAACGCGACCGCGCCGGCCTGCTCATCGTGCCTCCCCCCGAGGAGACCGTGCGCTTTCACGGCGAGGAGCTGTCCTGCGAGATGCTCTGCCAACTGCGCGAGGGTCAGTTGATCCCGGTCAACAAGCATCGCTACCTGGTCATGCGCCCGACCATGGAGCAGATCATCATGAACATGCCCCGCGAGGCCCAGGTGATCTACCCCAAGGATCTGGGCATGCTGCTGGTCTGGGGCGACGTGGCCCCGGGCCTGCGCGTGCTGGAGGTGGGCGCCGGCCACGGGGCCCTGACCATGACCCTGCTGCGCGCCCTGGGCCCCGAGGGCCGCCTGGTCAGCTACGATATCCGCCAGGATCACCTCAACCGCACCGGCAAAAACATCGCCGCCTATCTGGGCCAGGCCGCCCTGGAGCGTTGGGAGCCGATTTTGGCCGACCCGGCCCAGGAAGGTTTCGCCCAACAGGCCTGGGACCGCCTGTTCACCGACGTGCCCGAGCCCTGGGAGATGGTTCTGGCCGCCCGCCAGGCCCTGCGCCCCGGTGGCGTCTGGACGGCCTGGGTGCCCACCGTGCCCCAGATGGCCAACCTGATGGAGGCCGTGTTCGAAGATCCTTACTTCTGCCTGCCCGTGTGCTACGAGACGCTGCAACGCTATTGGCACGTGCGCAAGCCCTCGGTGCGGCCGGCCCACGAGATGAAGGCCCACACCGGTTTCGTGGTCTGCTGCCGGCGGCGCTGGCGGGGTGACTGGCGGCAGGAGCCCGAGGCGTGA
- a CDS encoding glutamine synthetase family protein, with amino-acid sequence MSDMNKEQVLKAVRDNNVKFIRLWFTDILGMLKSFAISPAELELAMEEGMGFDGSSIQGFARIDESDMVAMPDPNTFAILPWRPADKGAVARMFTDVLNPDLTPYVGDPRYVLKRQLKKAADKGYTMYVGPELEFFYFKNSEGTEVLDRGGYFDLTPLDVASDLRRDTIFALESMGIKVEYSHHEVAPSQHEIDLRYQESLKMADAAMTYRLTVKEIAMKHGYYASFMPKPIFGENGSGMHTHQSLFKDGRNVFFDGSDKYNLSAAGKSYIAGLLKHAPEFCSIIAQWINSYKRLVPGYEAPVYVAWARRNRSALVRVPMYKPGKEMATRCELRCPDPACNPYLSFAVQLAAGLKGIEENYVLPEPVEEDIFEMSKKELAEHGITSLPSTLGEAIAITEKSAFVKEVLGDHVFEKFIENKKAEWDAFRLHVTDFELERYLPIL; translated from the coding sequence ATGTCCGACATGAATAAAGAACAAGTACTCAAAGCGGTGCGCGACAACAACGTCAAGTTCATCCGCCTGTGGTTCACCGACATTCTGGGCATGCTCAAGAGTTTCGCCATCTCGCCGGCCGAGTTGGAACTGGCCATGGAAGAAGGCATGGGCTTTGACGGCTCGTCGATCCAGGGCTTCGCCCGCATCGACGAATCGGACATGGTGGCCATGCCCGACCCCAACACCTTCGCCATCCTGCCCTGGCGTCCGGCCGACAAGGGCGCGGTGGCCCGCATGTTCACCGACGTGCTCAACCCCGACCTGACCCCCTACGTGGGCGATCCTCGCTACGTGCTCAAGCGCCAGCTCAAAAAGGCCGCCGACAAGGGCTACACCATGTACGTCGGCCCCGAGTTGGAGTTCTTCTACTTCAAGAACTCCGAGGGCACCGAAGTGCTCGACCGCGGCGGCTACTTTGACCTGACCCCCCTGGACGTGGCCAGCGACCTGCGCCGCGACACCATTTTCGCCCTGGAAAGCATGGGCATCAAGGTCGAGTACAGCCACCACGAGGTCGCCCCCAGCCAGCACGAGATCGACCTGCGCTATCAAGAGTCGCTCAAGATGGCCGACGCGGCCATGACCTATCGCCTGACCGTCAAGGAGATCGCCATGAAGCACGGCTACTACGCCTCCTTCATGCCCAAACCGATCTTCGGCGAAAACGGCTCGGGCATGCACACCCACCAGTCGCTGTTCAAAGACGGCCGCAACGTGTTCTTCGATGGCTCCGACAAGTACAACCTGTCGGCCGCCGGCAAATCCTATATCGCCGGCCTGCTCAAGCACGCCCCCGAGTTCTGCTCGATCATCGCCCAGTGGATCAACAGCTACAAGCGCCTGGTGCCCGGCTACGAGGCCCCGGTCTACGTGGCCTGGGCCCGCCGCAACCGTTCGGCGCTGGTGCGCGTGCCGATGTACAAGCCCGGCAAGGAAATGGCCACCCGCTGCGAGCTGCGCTGCCCCGACCCTGCCTGCAACCCCTACCTGTCGTTCGCGGTGCAACTGGCCGCCGGCCTCAAGGGCATCGAGGAAAATTACGTCCTGCCCGAGCCGGTGGAAGAGGACATCTTCGAGATGAGCAAGAAGGAGCTGGCCGAACACGGCATCACCTCCCTGCCCTCGACCCTGGGCGAGGCCATCGCCATCACCGAAAAGAGCGCCTTCGTCAAGGAAGTCCTGGGCGACCACGTCTTCGAGAAATTCATCGAGAACAAGAAGGCCGAGTGGGACGCCTTCCGCCTGCACGTCACCGACTTCGAGCTGGAGCGCTACCTGCCTATCCTCTAG
- a CDS encoding P-II family nitrogen regulator produces the protein MKLIIAYIKPERLNDVKQALYEAQIFNMSVTNVVGSGRQRGFSETYRGVEQEVNLIKKVRLEIGVNDNFVEAAKAAIVKGARTGQIGDGVLFVLPVEESMRIRTGEAGPPAMG, from the coding sequence ATGAAGCTGATAATAGCCTACATCAAGCCCGAAAGGCTCAACGACGTCAAGCAGGCCCTTTACGAGGCGCAGATCTTCAACATGTCGGTGACCAACGTGGTGGGTTCGGGCCGTCAGCGGGGCTTCAGCGAGACCTACCGCGGCGTCGAACAGGAAGTGAACCTGATCAAGAAGGTGCGCCTGGAGATCGGCGTCAACGACAACTTCGTCGAGGCGGCCAAGGCGGCCATCGTCAAGGGCGCGCGCACCGGGCAAATTGGCGACGGGGTGCTGTTCGTGCTGCCCGTCGAGGAAAGCATGCGCATCAGAACGGGCGAGGCCGGTCCTCCTGCTATGGGCTGA
- a CDS encoding ammonium transporter translates to MLRRITKNTMKLLTLGLLLPGAVMAEESAPPAVNDMDTMWVLLAAFLVFFMQPGFAMVETGLTRAKNAVNILAKNFMDFALASILFFLVGYGFMFGEGNSFIGLSGFALEGMSDGNLPLLASWFFQAVFCGTAATIVSGGMAERTKFTSYILSTAVITTLVYPIIGHWTWGGGWLSQMGFFDFAGSTIVHSTGGWIALVGTMFLGPRYGKYTADGKSRVLAGHSVPLAALGVFILWFGWFGFNPGSQLAASGASNAGAISLITVNTNLSAAAGALAAMCTVWMMYGKPDLTMCMNGALAGLVAITAPCAVVSPGASIVIGILAGMLVVMGVMLLDKLHIDDPVGAIPVHAFNGAFGTLAVGVWGQKALGLANDGLLHGGGFTQLGVQATGVIAVGAFAMISMAIVFAIIKSTVGLRVSLEEELRGLDIEEHGMEAYSDFQIFTTR, encoded by the coding sequence ATGCTAAGGCGTATCACCAAGAACACGATGAAGCTTTTGACCTTGGGGCTGCTGCTGCCCGGCGCGGTCATGGCCGAGGAGAGCGCGCCGCCGGCGGTCAACGACATGGACACCATGTGGGTTCTCTTGGCCGCATTCCTGGTATTTTTCATGCAGCCCGGCTTCGCCATGGTCGAGACGGGCCTGACCAGGGCCAAGAACGCGGTCAACATCCTGGCCAAGAACTTCATGGACTTTGCCCTGGCCAGCATCCTGTTCTTCCTGGTGGGCTATGGCTTCATGTTCGGCGAGGGCAACTCGTTCATCGGCCTGAGCGGCTTCGCCCTGGAGGGCATGAGCGACGGCAACCTGCCCCTGCTGGCCTCCTGGTTCTTCCAGGCGGTGTTCTGCGGCACGGCGGCCACCATCGTCAGCGGCGGCATGGCCGAGCGCACCAAGTTCACTTCCTACATTTTGTCGACGGCGGTGATCACCACCTTGGTTTACCCCATCATCGGCCACTGGACCTGGGGCGGTGGCTGGTTGTCGCAGATGGGCTTTTTCGACTTTGCCGGCTCGACCATCGTCCACAGCACCGGCGGCTGGATCGCCCTGGTGGGCACCATGTTCCTGGGCCCCCGCTACGGCAAGTACACCGCCGACGGCAAGAGCCGCGTGCTGGCCGGCCATAGCGTGCCGCTGGCGGCGCTTGGCGTGTTCATCCTGTGGTTCGGCTGGTTCGGCTTCAACCCCGGCTCGCAGTTGGCCGCCAGCGGCGCCTCCAACGCCGGGGCCATTTCTTTGATCACCGTCAACACCAACCTCTCGGCCGCCGCCGGCGCGCTGGCGGCCATGTGCACGGTGTGGATGATGTATGGCAAGCCCGATCTGACCATGTGCATGAACGGCGCGCTGGCCGGCCTGGTGGCCATCACCGCCCCTTGCGCGGTGGTCTCGCCCGGGGCCAGCATCGTCATCGGCATCCTGGCCGGCATGCTGGTGGTCATGGGCGTGATGCTCCTGGACAAGCTGCACATCGACGACCCGGTGGGCGCCATCCCCGTGCACGCCTTCAACGGCGCTTTCGGCACGCTGGCCGTGGGCGTCTGGGGCCAGAAGGCCCTGGGCCTGGCCAATGACGGCCTGCTGCACGGCGGCGGTTTCACCCAGCTTGGCGTGCAGGCCACCGGCGTCATCGCCGTGGGGGCTTTCGCCATGATCAGCATGGCCATTGTCTTTGCTATCATCAAGAGTACGGTCGGGCTCCGTGTCTCCCTCGAAGAAGAACTGCGCGGCCTGGATATTGAAGAACACGGCATGGAAGCTTATTCAGACTTCCAGATTTTCACTACCAGGTAG
- a CDS encoding TorF family putative porin: MKKLVCAMMLALALLVSAAGAGLAVAEESGPEVTATFDATFNSKYVWRGMLLVDDPVLQPSATVGVGNFSLNVWGDYEFTDVNGRQHEVDEIDITLNYTIPVGDLSIPVGAIVYTFPNGGNDTTELYVGVAYNWIVTPSLTCYYDVDELAGSFYFRGALDYSLDLPEVVSKVSWAAAIGASIGWGNSEYNNGYFGVDESHFSDWSIYASLPISFCKYFTVKPMITYTSLVDSEIRDAGKAIYTEENNFFYGISLSVSF, encoded by the coding sequence ATGAAGAAGCTGGTTTGTGCGATGATGCTGGCCCTGGCGCTGTTGGTTTCGGCGGCGGGGGCTGGTTTGGCCGTGGCCGAGGAAAGCGGCCCGGAAGTGACGGCGACCTTTGACGCCACCTTCAACAGCAAGTACGTCTGGCGCGGCATGCTCCTGGTCGACGACCCGGTGCTGCAGCCTTCGGCCACGGTGGGCGTGGGCAACTTCAGCCTCAACGTCTGGGGCGACTACGAATTCACCGACGTCAACGGCCGTCAGCACGAGGTCGACGAGATCGACATCACCCTCAACTACACCATCCCGGTGGGCGATTTATCCATCCCGGTGGGCGCCATCGTCTACACCTTCCCCAACGGCGGCAACGACACCACCGAACTTTACGTGGGCGTGGCCTACAACTGGATCGTCACCCCCAGCCTGACCTGTTACTACGACGTGGACGAACTGGCCGGCTCGTTCTACTTCCGCGGCGCCCTGGACTACTCGCTGGACCTGCCCGAGGTCGTCAGCAAGGTCTCGTGGGCCGCGGCCATCGGCGCCAGCATCGGCTGGGGCAACAGCGAGTATAACAACGGCTACTTCGGCGTGGACGAGTCCCACTTCTCCGACTGGTCGATCTACGCCTCGCTGCCCATCAGCTTCTGCAAGTACTTCACCGTCAAGCCCATGATCACCTACACCTCCCTGGTCGACAGCGAGATCCGTGACGCGGGCAAGGCCATCTACACCGAGGAAAACAACTTCTTCTACGGCATATCCCTGTCGGTTTCCTTCTAG
- the nifA gene encoding nif-specific transcriptional activator NifA yields the protein MKTQAAPENIRREVQELQMLFKISQLLETSLDLRDVMQPVLELMSEQMDMLRGTITLLNRETGELMIEAAHGLSAKQRQRGRYQLGEGITGKVVQTGRPMIVKDISEEPEFLDRTGARSGLDRRDISFICVPVKIGQEVIGALSVDRLYADEDSLEEEVRLLGVISSMVAQAVTLRRKSMEERERLLEENKRLQDKLKDRFHPANIIGNSKVMQDVYDLIGQVSMSDATVLIRGESGTGKELVAHAIHFNSLRGQRPFIRVNCAALPETVIESELFGHEKGAFTGALQQRKGRFELADGGTIFLDEVGDLSPTVQVKLLRVLQEKEFERVGGNQTIKVDVRILTATNRDLEDLAAHGQFRQDLYYRLNVFPIHLPPLCERGSDILLLANHFVEKFSRAAGKDIKRISTPAIDMLMSYHWPGNVRELENCIERAVILSTDDVVHGHHLPPTLQTAEASGTVLKGSLQESLDNLERELIIEALKNSRGNKAKAARTLGVTERIMGLRVERFGIDPRRFRTTP from the coding sequence ATGAAAACACAGGCCGCGCCTGAAAATATCCGTAGGGAAGTCCAAGAGTTGCAAATGCTGTTCAAGATCAGCCAGCTTCTGGAGACGTCCCTGGACCTGCGCGACGTGATGCAGCCGGTGCTGGAGCTGATGTCCGAGCAAATGGACATGCTGCGCGGCACCATCACCTTGCTCAACCGCGAGACCGGCGAACTGATGATCGAGGCCGCCCACGGCCTCAGCGCCAAACAGCGCCAGCGCGGCCGCTATCAGTTGGGCGAGGGCATCACCGGCAAGGTGGTGCAGACCGGCCGGCCGATGATCGTCAAGGATATCAGCGAGGAGCCCGAGTTCCTCGACCGCACCGGCGCGCGTAGCGGCCTGGACCGCCGCGACATCTCCTTCATCTGCGTGCCGGTCAAGATCGGCCAGGAGGTCATCGGCGCGCTGAGCGTCGATCGGCTCTACGCCGACGAGGACAGCCTGGAGGAAGAGGTCCGCCTGCTGGGCGTGATCTCTTCGATGGTGGCCCAGGCGGTGACGCTGCGCCGCAAATCCATGGAGGAGCGCGAGCGCCTGCTCGAGGAAAACAAGCGCCTGCAAGACAAGCTCAAGGACCGCTTCCACCCGGCCAACATCATCGGCAACTCCAAGGTGATGCAGGACGTCTACGACCTCATCGGCCAGGTCTCCATGAGCGACGCGACGGTGCTCATCCGCGGCGAGAGCGGCACGGGCAAGGAGCTGGTGGCCCACGCCATCCACTTCAACAGCCTGCGCGGCCAGCGGCCCTTCATCCGCGTCAACTGCGCGGCCCTGCCCGAGACGGTCATCGAAAGCGAGCTGTTCGGCCACGAAAAAGGCGCCTTCACCGGCGCGTTGCAACAGCGCAAGGGCCGCTTCGAGCTGGCCGACGGCGGCACGATCTTTTTGGACGAGGTGGGCGACCTTTCGCCGACGGTGCAGGTCAAGCTGCTGCGCGTGTTGCAGGAAAAAGAATTCGAGCGCGTGGGCGGCAACCAGACGATCAAGGTCGACGTGCGCATCCTCACCGCCACCAACCGCGATCTGGAAGACCTGGCGGCCCATGGCCAGTTCCGCCAAGATCTATACTATCGCCTGAACGTCTTTCCCATCCACCTGCCGCCGCTGTGCGAGCGGGGCAGCGACATTTTGCTGCTGGCCAACCATTTTGTCGAAAAATTCAGCCGGGCGGCGGGCAAGGACATCAAGCGCATCTCCACCCCGGCCATCGACATGCTCATGAGCTATCACTGGCCCGGCAACGTGCGCGAGCTGGAAAACTGCATCGAGCGGGCGGTGATCCTCAGCACCGACGACGTGGTCCACGGCCACCATCTGCCGCCGACCCTGCAGACGGCCGAGGCCAGCGGGACGGTGCTCAAGGGCTCGTTGCAAGAATCGCTGGACAACCTGGAGCGCGAGCTGATCATCGAGGCGTTGAAGAATTCGCGGGGCAACAAGGCCAAGGCGGCGCGGACCCTGGGCGTCACCGAGCGAATCATGGGCCTGCGCGTCGAGCGCTTCGGCATCGACCCCCGGAGATTCCGCACCACTCCGTAG